The following are from one region of the Streptomyces fradiae genome:
- a CDS encoding IclR family transcriptional regulator, with translation MPTSSASTTDAAKPAAASGGVQSLERAFDLLERMADAGGEVGLSELSASSGLPLPTIHRLMRTLVACGYVRQQPNRRYALGPRLIRLGESASRLLGTWARPYLARLVEETGETANMALLDGDEIVYVAQVPSKHSMRMFTEVGRRVLPHSTGVGKALLADTPADEVRALLARTGMPAATEKTITTPEGFLEALAAVRETGYAVDDNEQEIGVRCLAVPVPDSPTAAAISISGPAGRVTEAATEKIVPILQQVAQELSAALVNTAGNGQA, from the coding sequence GTGCCGACGTCCAGCGCCAGCACCACCGACGCCGCGAAACCCGCCGCCGCGAGCGGTGGCGTCCAGTCCCTCGAGCGTGCCTTCGATCTCCTCGAGCGGATGGCCGACGCCGGCGGCGAGGTCGGGCTCAGCGAGCTCTCCGCCAGCAGCGGCCTGCCGCTGCCCACCATCCACCGCCTCATGCGCACCCTGGTCGCCTGCGGCTACGTCCGCCAGCAGCCCAACCGCCGGTACGCCCTGGGCCCGCGCCTGATCCGGCTCGGCGAGTCCGCCTCCCGGCTGCTCGGCACCTGGGCCCGCCCGTACCTGGCGCGGCTGGTGGAGGAGACCGGCGAGACGGCGAACATGGCTCTGCTCGACGGCGACGAGATCGTCTACGTCGCCCAGGTGCCCTCCAAGCACTCCATGCGCATGTTCACCGAGGTCGGCCGCCGGGTGCTGCCGCACTCCACCGGCGTGGGCAAGGCGCTGCTCGCCGACACCCCGGCCGACGAGGTGCGCGCGCTGCTCGCCCGTACCGGCATGCCCGCCGCCACCGAGAAGACCATCACCACGCCCGAGGGCTTCCTGGAGGCCCTGGCGGCGGTCCGCGAGACGGGGTACGCGGTCGACGACAACGAGCAGGAGATAGGAGTCCGCTGCCTCGCGGTGCCGGTGCCCGACTCCCCCACCGCGGCGGCCATCTCCATCTCGGGCCCGGCGGGCCGCGTCACCGAGGCCGCCACCGAGAAGATCGTCCCGATCCTGCAGCAGGTCGCCCAGGAGCTGTCGGCGGCCCTGGTGAACACGGCGGGCAACGGCCAGGCCTAG
- the allB gene encoding allantoinase AllB, with the protein MRGEGVRVDVNLVLRSTRVITPEGTRAASIAVAGGTIAAVWPYDAEVPAGARLEDVGDDVILPGLVDTHVHVNDPGRTEWEGFYTATRAAAAGGITTLLDMPLNSLPPTTTVEHLRIKQDTARPKAHVDTGFWGGALPDNVKDLRPLHDAGVFGFKCFLSPSGVEEFPQLDQEQLAASLAEIAGFDGLMIVHAEDPHELDAAPQKPGAKYADFLASRPRIAENTAIQNLIDQARRLAARVHVLHLSSSDALPLIAAAKAEGVKITVESCPHFLTLTAEEIPDGATEFKCCPPIREAVNQDALWEGLADGTIDCIVSDHSPSTADLKTGDFASAWGGISSLQLGLPAIWTEARRRGHDLTDLARWMSTNPAKLAGLARKGAIEPGRDADFAVLDPDATFTVDPAELQHRNRVTAYAGKTLHGVVTSAWLRGERIQHQGTLAEPTGRLLERNN; encoded by the coding sequence ATGCGAGGAGAAGGGGTACGGGTGGACGTCAACCTGGTCCTGCGTTCGACGCGGGTGATCACGCCCGAGGGGACGCGTGCGGCGTCGATCGCCGTTGCGGGCGGGACGATCGCGGCCGTGTGGCCCTACGACGCCGAGGTCCCGGCCGGCGCCCGGTTGGAGGACGTCGGCGACGACGTGATCCTGCCCGGCCTGGTCGACACCCACGTCCACGTCAACGACCCGGGTCGGACGGAGTGGGAGGGCTTCTACACCGCGACGCGTGCCGCCGCGGCCGGCGGCATCACCACCCTCCTCGACATGCCCCTGAATTCCCTCCCGCCGACCACGACGGTGGAGCACCTGCGGATCAAGCAGGACACCGCTCGACCGAAGGCGCATGTCGACACCGGGTTCTGGGGTGGCGCGCTGCCGGACAACGTCAAGGACCTGCGGCCCCTGCACGACGCCGGCGTCTTCGGCTTCAAGTGCTTCCTCTCCCCCTCCGGGGTGGAGGAGTTCCCGCAGCTCGACCAGGAACAGCTCGCCGCGTCGCTGGCGGAGATCGCCGGGTTCGACGGGCTGATGATCGTCCACGCCGAGGACCCCCACGAGCTCGACGCCGCCCCGCAGAAGCCGGGCGCGAAGTATGCCGACTTCCTCGCCTCCCGGCCCCGCATCGCGGAGAACACCGCGATCCAGAACCTCATCGACCAGGCCCGCCGCCTCGCCGCCCGCGTCCACGTGCTGCATCTGTCGTCGTCGGACGCGCTGCCGCTGATCGCCGCCGCCAAGGCCGAGGGCGTGAAGATCACCGTGGAGTCGTGTCCGCACTTCCTCACCCTGACCGCGGAGGAGATCCCGGACGGGGCGACCGAGTTCAAGTGCTGCCCGCCGATCCGTGAGGCGGTCAACCAGGACGCCCTGTGGGAGGGGCTGGCGGACGGGACGATCGACTGCATCGTCTCCGACCACTCCCCGTCGACGGCTGATCTGAAGACCGGGGACTTCGCGTCCGCGTGGGGCGGGATCTCCTCGCTCCAGCTCGGGCTGCCCGCGATCTGGACCGAGGCCCGCCGCCGCGGCCACGACCTCACCGACCTCGCACGCTGGATGTCAACCAACCCGGCCAAGCTCGCCGGACTGGCCCGCAAGGGTGCGATCGAGCCGGGCCGGGACGCCGACTTCGCCGTCCTCGACCCCGACGCCACCTTCACCGTCGACCCCGCCGAACTCCAGCACCGCAACCGCGTCACCGCCTACGCCGGCAAGACCCTCCACGGCGTCGTCACCTCCGCCTGGCTCCGCGGTGAGCGGATCCAGCACCAGGGCACCCTCGCCGAGCCCACCGGCCGTCTCCTCGAAAGGAACAACTGA
- the alc gene encoding allantoicase, producing the protein MSVIPSFTGDASPYGGGDPYADYRTADFPFTQYADLADRRLGAGVVAANDEFFAERENLLKPEAAEFDPEHFGHKGKIMDGWETRRRRGVSAAQPHPTEDDHDWALVRLGAPGVIRGLVVDTAHFRGNYPQAVSVEAASVAGSPSPEELLADDVKWTTLVPRTAIGGHAANGFAVDVEQRFTHLRVNQHPDGGIARLRVYGEVAPDPEWLGVLGTFDLAALENGGQVEDASDRFYSPATNTIQPGRSRKMDDGWETRRRRDKGNDWIRYSLAAEAEIRAVEIDTAYLKGNSAGWAALSVAAEDSEDWTEILPRTRLQPDTNHRFVLDAPAVGSRVRIDIYPDGGISRLRLFGSLTDAGTARLTARHQELGG; encoded by the coding sequence GTGTCCGTCATACCCAGCTTCACCGGAGACGCGAGCCCCTACGGCGGCGGTGACCCCTACGCCGACTACCGCACGGCCGACTTCCCCTTCACGCAGTACGCCGACCTCGCCGACCGGCGCCTCGGCGCCGGCGTCGTCGCCGCCAACGACGAGTTCTTCGCCGAGCGGGAGAACCTGCTCAAGCCCGAGGCCGCCGAGTTCGACCCCGAGCACTTCGGCCACAAGGGCAAGATCATGGACGGCTGGGAGACCCGCCGCCGTCGCGGCGTCTCCGCCGCGCAGCCCCACCCCACCGAGGACGACCACGACTGGGCCCTCGTGCGCCTGGGCGCCCCCGGCGTCATCCGCGGCCTCGTCGTCGACACCGCGCACTTCCGCGGCAACTACCCGCAGGCCGTGTCGGTGGAGGCCGCCTCCGTCGCCGGTTCGCCCTCGCCCGAGGAGCTGCTCGCCGACGACGTCAAGTGGACGACCCTCGTGCCGCGCACCGCCATCGGCGGCCACGCCGCCAACGGCTTCGCCGTCGACGTCGAGCAGCGCTTCACCCACCTCCGCGTCAACCAGCACCCCGACGGCGGCATCGCCCGGCTCCGCGTGTACGGCGAGGTCGCCCCCGACCCCGAGTGGCTCGGTGTGCTCGGCACCTTCGACCTCGCGGCCCTGGAGAACGGCGGCCAGGTCGAGGACGCCTCCGACCGCTTCTACTCCCCGGCCACCAACACCATCCAGCCCGGCCGCTCCCGCAAGATGGACGACGGCTGGGAGACCCGCCGCCGCCGCGACAAGGGCAACGACTGGATCCGCTACAGCCTCGCCGCCGAGGCCGAGATCCGCGCCGTCGAGATCGACACCGCGTACCTCAAGGGCAACAGCGCCGGCTGGGCCGCGCTCTCCGTCGCCGCCGAGGACTCCGAGGACTGGACCGAGATCCTGCCCCGGACCCGCCTCCAGCCCGACACCAACCACCGCTTCGTCCTCGACGCGCCGGCCGTCGGCTCCCGGGTCCGGATCGACATCTACCCCGACGGCGGCATCTCCCGCCTCCGTCTCTTCGGCTCGCTCACCGATGCGGGCACGGCGCGGCTGACCGCCCGCCACCAGGAACTGGGCGGCTGA
- a CDS encoding SDR family NAD(P)-dependent oxidoreductase, which translates to MSTLNGKAVLVTGGSRGIGAATAVRLAEEGAHVAFTYVREEERARAVAARIEATGGKALPLRADAADAGDAAGAVEWAADALGRLDVLVNNVGVGVLGPLEQLSLAEVDRVLAVNVRATFLASQAAAARMTDGGRIITIGTCMTKRVPGPGGTLYATSKSALVGLTKALARELGDRGITANLVHPGPVDTDMNPADGPYASGQAAMTALGRFGTPDEVAATVAFLAGPGAAYVTGAEFSVDGGHAA; encoded by the coding sequence ATGTCCACGTTGAACGGCAAGGCGGTCCTGGTCACCGGAGGCAGCCGGGGCATCGGCGCGGCGACCGCCGTCCGGCTGGCCGAGGAGGGCGCGCACGTCGCCTTCACGTACGTACGGGAGGAGGAGCGGGCGCGGGCGGTCGCGGCCCGGATCGAGGCGACGGGCGGCAAGGCGCTGCCGCTGCGCGCGGACGCGGCCGACGCCGGGGACGCGGCGGGGGCGGTGGAGTGGGCGGCGGACGCGCTCGGCCGGCTCGACGTCCTTGTGAACAACGTGGGCGTCGGGGTGCTCGGCCCGCTTGAGCAGCTGTCGCTCGCCGAGGTGGACCGGGTCCTCGCGGTGAACGTCCGCGCGACCTTCCTGGCCTCCCAGGCGGCGGCCGCCCGCATGACGGACGGCGGCCGGATCATCACCATCGGCACCTGCATGACGAAGCGGGTGCCGGGGCCGGGCGGCACGCTGTACGCGACCAGCAAGTCGGCCCTCGTCGGCCTGACGAAGGCGCTGGCGCGCGAGCTGGGCGACCGGGGCATCACGGCGAACCTGGTCCACCCGGGCCCGGTCGACACCGACATGAACCCGGCGGACGGCCCGTACGCGTCGGGCCAGGCGGCGATGACGGCCCTGGGCCGCTTCGGCACGCCCGACGAGGTCGCGGCGACGGTGGCCTTCCTGGCCGGCCCGGGCGCTGCGTACGTGACGGGCGCCGAGTTCTCGGTGGACGGCGGCCACGCGGCCTGA
- a CDS encoding DMT family transporter: MSSLAAPLPLDAPRRAWLTDLPVLLVAVVWGASYLAAKGITTAHTVLAVLVLRFAVVLPVLVAAGRRRLRALNAAQWRGAAVLGLILAGIFLLETYGVVHTSATNAGLIISLTMILTPLAEAAVTRTRPSRAFLAAAALSVTGVILLTQGGGFTAPSLGDLLMLLAALARTVHVLAMSRIKAVRSADSLSLTTVQLGAAVAVFAVLAAAPGTGASPWAAAADFGPGEWAGLLFLSVFCTLFAFFVQMWAVRRTSPSRVSLLLGTEPLWAAAAGIALAGDRPGVVGLLGAVLVLAGTAWGRRAADGAAH, encoded by the coding sequence ATGTCGTCCCTCGCCGCCCCGCTGCCCCTCGACGCCCCGCGCCGCGCCTGGCTCACCGACCTGCCCGTCCTGCTCGTCGCGGTGGTCTGGGGCGCCAGCTATCTCGCGGCGAAGGGCATCACCACCGCCCACACCGTGCTCGCCGTCCTTGTTCTGCGCTTCGCCGTGGTGCTGCCGGTCCTGGTGGCCGCGGGCCGGCGCCGGCTGCGGGCGCTGAACGCCGCGCAGTGGCGCGGGGCCGCCGTCCTCGGCCTGATCCTCGCCGGGATCTTCCTCCTGGAGACGTACGGAGTCGTCCACACCTCCGCCACCAACGCGGGTCTGATCATCAGCCTCACCATGATCCTCACGCCGCTCGCCGAGGCGGCCGTCACCCGCACCCGGCCGTCCCGCGCCTTCCTGGCCGCCGCCGCGCTCTCGGTGACCGGCGTGATCCTGCTGACCCAGGGCGGAGGCTTCACCGCGCCCAGCCTCGGCGACCTGCTGATGCTGCTCGCGGCCCTCGCCCGTACCGTGCACGTGCTCGCGATGTCCCGGATCAAGGCCGTACGGAGCGCCGACTCGCTCTCCCTCACCACGGTCCAACTGGGCGCCGCCGTCGCCGTCTTCGCGGTCCTGGCCGCCGCGCCCGGCACCGGTGCCTCGCCGTGGGCGGCGGCCGCGGACTTCGGCCCCGGCGAGTGGGCGGGCCTGCTCTTCCTCTCCGTCTTCTGCACGCTCTTCGCCTTCTTCGTGCAGATGTGGGCCGTGCGCCGCACCTCCCCGTCCCGGGTCAGCCTGCTCCTCGGCACCGAACCCCTGTGGGCCGCGGCCGCCGGCATCGCGCTCGCGGGCGACCGGCCGGGCGTGGTGGGCCTGCTGGGCGCGGTCCTCGTCCTGGCCGGAACGGCGTGGGGCCGCCGGGCCGCCGACGGCGCCGCACACTAG
- a CDS encoding sensor histidine kinase: MTRTARPEHTWLLPSHLVQAARDGGDRPEGPRPRRTVRDWIVDTVLFLLAALVGLLAAETSAQYNSEAVALADQVVGGLACVALWLRRRWPVGLAVALSLVSVVAPTAGGALLASLFSVAVRRPFRQVAWIGLLAMAASTAQVFARPDPGTATLLNIGVGVVLVLLVTAWGMLVRSRRLLVEALRDRAVRAEAEAELRAQQAQQLAREAIAREMHDVLAHRLTLLSVHAGALEFRPDAPPEQVARAAGVIRDSAHEALQDLREIIGVLRSPDEGAEDRPQPTLATLDTLVDEVREAGMKVVLDSTVTDPDRVPAATGRTVYRIAQEALTNARKHAPGAEVTLTLRGRPGDGLTVEVRNPAPTGPVPPVPGSGQGLIGLTERATLAGGRMEHGPAPDGGFALHAWLPWPA; this comes from the coding sequence ATGACACGCACGGCCCGCCCGGAGCACACCTGGCTGCTCCCCTCCCATCTGGTCCAGGCCGCCCGCGACGGCGGCGACCGGCCGGAGGGGCCGCGGCCGCGCCGCACCGTGCGCGACTGGATCGTCGACACCGTCCTGTTCCTGCTCGCCGCGCTCGTCGGACTGCTCGCCGCCGAGACCAGCGCGCAGTACAACAGCGAGGCCGTCGCCCTCGCCGACCAGGTCGTCGGCGGTCTCGCCTGCGTCGCGCTCTGGCTGCGCCGCCGCTGGCCGGTCGGGCTCGCCGTCGCGCTGTCCCTGGTCAGCGTCGTCGCGCCGACCGCGGGCGGCGCGCTGCTCGCGAGCCTGTTCAGCGTCGCCGTGCGCCGCCCGTTCCGGCAGGTCGCCTGGATCGGGCTGCTCGCCATGGCCGCCTCCACCGCGCAGGTCTTCGCCCGCCCCGACCCCGGCACCGCCACCCTCCTCAACATCGGCGTCGGCGTCGTCCTGGTGCTGCTCGTCACCGCCTGGGGCATGCTGGTGCGCTCCCGCCGCCTGCTCGTCGAGGCGCTGCGCGACCGCGCCGTACGCGCCGAGGCCGAGGCCGAACTGCGCGCCCAGCAGGCCCAGCAACTGGCCCGCGAGGCCATCGCCCGCGAGATGCACGACGTGCTCGCGCACCGGCTCACCCTGCTCAGCGTGCACGCCGGCGCCCTGGAGTTCCGGCCCGACGCCCCGCCCGAGCAGGTCGCCCGCGCCGCCGGCGTCATCCGGGACAGCGCCCACGAGGCCCTGCAGGACCTGCGCGAGATCATCGGCGTGCTCCGCTCCCCGGACGAGGGCGCCGAGGACCGGCCGCAGCCCACCCTCGCCACCCTCGACACCCTGGTCGACGAGGTCCGCGAGGCCGGCATGAAGGTCGTCCTCGACTCCACCGTCACCGACCCGGACCGGGTCCCCGCCGCCACCGGCCGCACCGTCTACCGGATCGCCCAGGAAGCCCTCACCAACGCCCGCAAGCACGCCCCCGGCGCCGAGGTCACCCTCACCCTGCGCGGCCGCCCCGGCGACGGACTCACCGTCGAGGTCCGCAACCCCGCCCCCACCGGACCCGTCCCGCCCGTCCCCGGCTCGGGCCAGGGCCTCATCGGCCTCACCGAACGCGCCACCCTCGCCGGTGGCCGGATGGAGCACGGACCCGCCCCCGACGGCGGCTTCGCGCTGCACGCCTGGCTACCGTGGCCCGCATGA
- a CDS encoding response regulator has protein sequence MTSTPPPTGPTGPSEPPSGPPSERTPVRLLVVDDDPLVRAGLALMLGGAEDVEIVGEGADGAEVPELVDRLAPDVVLMDIRMPGVDGLTATERLRARPGAPEVVVLTTFHADEQVLRALRAGAAGFLLKDTPPAEIVTAVRRVAAGDPVLSPAVTRQLMSQLARRTPAPAPDAPAPETPAAERPPSRRALARERLAALAEREREVAVCVGQGRSNAEIAGTLYMSVPTVKTHVSRILAKLGLNNRVQIALLVHDAGLLDLPDGEDAD, from the coding sequence ATGACCTCCACCCCGCCGCCCACCGGGCCCACCGGGCCGTCCGAACCGCCGTCCGGCCCGCCGTCCGAGCGGACCCCGGTCCGACTGCTCGTCGTCGACGACGACCCCCTCGTCCGCGCCGGCCTCGCCCTCATGCTCGGCGGCGCCGAGGACGTCGAGATCGTCGGCGAGGGCGCCGACGGCGCCGAGGTGCCCGAGCTCGTCGACCGGCTCGCGCCCGACGTCGTCCTCATGGACATCCGCATGCCCGGCGTCGACGGCCTCACCGCCACCGAGCGGCTGCGCGCCCGGCCCGGCGCGCCCGAGGTCGTCGTGCTCACCACCTTCCACGCCGACGAGCAGGTGCTGCGCGCCCTGCGGGCCGGCGCCGCCGGGTTCCTCCTCAAGGACACCCCGCCCGCCGAGATCGTCACCGCCGTCCGCCGGGTCGCCGCCGGTGACCCCGTCCTGTCCCCGGCCGTCACCCGTCAGCTGATGAGCCAGCTCGCCCGACGTACACCGGCCCCGGCACCGGACGCCCCCGCCCCGGAAACCCCCGCCGCCGAGCGGCCGCCGTCCCGCCGCGCCCTCGCCCGCGAACGCCTCGCCGCGCTCGCCGAGCGCGAACGCGAGGTCGCCGTCTGCGTCGGCCAGGGCCGCTCCAACGCCGAGATCGCCGGCACCCTGTACATGAGCGTGCCGACCGTCAAGACCCACGTCTCACGCATTCTGGCCAAACTCGGCCTCAACAACCGTGTCCAGATCGCGCTGTTGGTCCACGACGCGGGACTGCTCGACCTCCCCGACGGCGAGGACGCGGACTAG
- a CDS encoding cytochrome P450, with protein sequence MSVTDLREYGADFTANPYPYYAKLRASGPVHEILTPEGIPAWLIVGYDEARAALADQRFIKDPSVVMDFVPLEFEVIGPNLLGIDPPDHTRLRKLVAGEFTGRRVEALRPRIQQLTDELLDAMAPAGRADLVDSFAFPLPITVICELLGVPAADRDSFRAWSNELVAPTGAMTEREAVEGFGGYLDELIEDKRAAGPQDDLLSALIATRAEDGDRLSLPELRALAYLLLIAGHETTVNLIASTVRLLLTHPDQLAALRADPGLVDAAIEEGLRFDGPVEAATYRFSSEDVEIAGTVIPAGSVVLVGLAAGARDAARFPDPDRFDVHRDPRGHLAFGHGIHYCLGAPLARLEGKIAIRSLLERFPRLELDPDGGPLEWLPGLLIRGTRRLPVIW encoded by the coding sequence ATGTCGGTCACCGATCTGCGGGAGTACGGCGCGGACTTCACCGCGAACCCGTACCCCTACTACGCGAAGCTCCGCGCCTCAGGCCCGGTCCACGAGATCCTCACCCCCGAGGGCATCCCCGCCTGGCTGATCGTCGGTTACGACGAGGCCCGCGCCGCCCTCGCCGACCAGAGATTCATCAAGGACCCCTCCGTCGTCATGGACTTCGTGCCGCTGGAGTTCGAGGTCATCGGCCCCAACCTGCTCGGCATCGACCCGCCCGACCACACGCGGCTGCGCAAGCTCGTCGCGGGCGAGTTCACCGGCCGCCGGGTGGAGGCGCTGCGCCCCCGGATCCAGCAGCTCACCGACGAACTCCTCGACGCGATGGCCCCGGCGGGCCGCGCCGACCTCGTCGACTCCTTCGCCTTCCCGCTGCCCATCACCGTCATCTGCGAACTCCTCGGCGTCCCCGCCGCCGACCGCGACTCGTTCCGCGCCTGGTCGAACGAGCTCGTCGCCCCCACCGGCGCGATGACCGAACGCGAGGCCGTCGAGGGCTTCGGCGGCTATCTCGACGAACTCATCGAGGACAAGCGCGCCGCCGGCCCCCAGGACGACCTGCTCTCCGCGCTCATCGCCACCCGCGCCGAGGACGGCGACCGGCTCTCGCTGCCCGAACTCCGCGCGCTCGCCTATCTGTTGCTGATCGCGGGCCACGAGACCACGGTCAACCTCATCGCCAGCACCGTACGGCTGCTGCTCACCCACCCCGACCAGCTGGCCGCGCTGCGCGCCGACCCCGGACTCGTCGACGCGGCGATCGAGGAGGGGCTGCGCTTCGACGGGCCGGTCGAGGCCGCCACGTACCGCTTCTCCAGCGAGGACGTGGAGATCGCCGGGACGGTGATACCCGCCGGTTCCGTGGTGCTCGTCGGGCTCGCCGCCGGCGCCCGCGACGCCGCCCGCTTCCCGGACCCGGACCGCTTCGACGTCCACCGCGACCCGCGCGGCCACCTCGCCTTCGGCCACGGCATCCACTACTGCCTGGGCGCCCCGCTGGCCCGCCTGGAGGGCAAGATCGCCATCCGGTCGCTTCTTGAGCGCTTCCCGCGGCTGGAACTCGACCCCGACGGGGGCCCGTTGGAGTGGCTGCCGGGTCTGCTGATCCGCGGCACCCGCCGGCTCCCGGTCATATGGTGA
- a CDS encoding PaaI family thioesterase, which produces MTSATPMPAELDADLARKVLDAQPFSRLLGARIAAFGDGAATLELDIRDEHRQQNGFVHGGVLSYAADNAITFAAGSALGPAVLTAGFSIQYVRPAVGAVLRARATVVHAGRRQAVVRCDLFCVDTDGTEGTEGTETLCAVAQGTVLNSA; this is translated from the coding sequence ATGACCTCCGCGACCCCCATGCCCGCCGAACTCGACGCCGACCTCGCCCGCAAGGTCCTGGACGCCCAGCCCTTCAGCCGTCTCCTCGGCGCCCGGATCGCCGCCTTCGGCGACGGTGCGGCGACGCTGGAGCTCGACATCCGCGACGAGCACCGCCAGCAGAACGGCTTCGTGCACGGCGGCGTGCTCTCGTACGCGGCCGACAACGCGATCACCTTCGCGGCGGGCTCGGCCCTCGGCCCCGCGGTGCTGACCGCCGGCTTCTCCATCCAGTACGTGCGCCCGGCGGTCGGCGCGGTACTGCGCGCCCGCGCGACCGTGGTGCACGCCGGGCGCCGGCAGGCGGTGGTGCGCTGCGACCTGTTCTGCGTGGACACGGACGGCACGGAGGGCACTGAGGGCACGGAGACCCTGTGCGCGGTCGCCCAGGGGACCGTACTGAACTCCGCCTGA
- a CDS encoding Gfo/Idh/MocA family oxidoreductase, with protein sequence MRIGLVGTGRIGGFHAGVLARHPEVDGLVLADADPARAARVAGALGAEAAPDVEALFGHHALDAVVIASATAAHAELIGRAAAAGLPAFCEKPIALGIPGTLGALRAVAEAGTELQLGFMRRFDAGYGAAREAVAEGRLGRLHTVRTASSDPAPPPAAYLPLSGGLFRDCMVHDFDMVRWVTGREVVEVYARGSDAGPAMFRAAHDVDTAAALLTLDDGTLVTATATRCNGAGYDVRMELAGELAQLAVGLDERTPLESVEPMGPPPPGKPWPGFLERFAPAYEAELDAFVRLVRGERDNPCDGAEALEALRIAEACELSRREHRPVRLAEIPAS encoded by the coding sequence ATGCGGATCGGACTGGTCGGGACGGGACGGATCGGCGGATTCCACGCGGGAGTGCTCGCGCGGCACCCGGAGGTCGACGGTCTGGTCCTCGCGGACGCCGACCCGGCGCGGGCCGCGCGGGTGGCCGGGGCGCTCGGGGCCGAGGCGGCCCCGGACGTCGAGGCGCTGTTCGGGCATCACGCGCTGGACGCGGTGGTGATCGCCTCGGCGACGGCGGCGCACGCGGAGCTGATCGGGCGGGCCGCGGCGGCCGGGCTTCCGGCGTTCTGCGAGAAGCCCATCGCGCTGGGGATACCGGGGACGCTCGGGGCGCTGCGGGCCGTCGCGGAGGCCGGGACCGAGCTGCAGCTGGGCTTCATGCGGCGCTTCGACGCCGGGTACGGGGCGGCCCGGGAGGCCGTCGCGGAGGGGCGGCTCGGCCGGCTGCACACCGTACGGACGGCGTCCTCCGACCCGGCGCCGCCGCCCGCCGCGTATCTGCCGCTGTCCGGCGGTCTCTTCCGGGACTGCATGGTGCACGACTTCGACATGGTGCGCTGGGTGACCGGCCGGGAGGTCGTGGAGGTGTACGCGCGGGGCTCGGACGCCGGGCCCGCGATGTTCCGCGCGGCGCACGACGTGGACACGGCGGCGGCGCTGCTCACCCTGGACGACGGCACGCTGGTGACGGCGACCGCGACCCGGTGCAACGGCGCCGGTTACGACGTACGGATGGAGCTGGCCGGGGAGTTGGCGCAGCTCGCGGTGGGCCTGGACGAGCGCACCCCGCTCGAGTCGGTCGAGCCGATGGGCCCGCCGCCGCCCGGCAAGCCCTGGCCCGGCTTCCTGGAGCGGTTCGCCCCGGCGTACGAGGCGGAGCTGGACGCCTTCGTACGCCTGGTGCGCGGCGAGCGGGACAACCCGTGCGACGGCGCGGAGGCGCTGGAGGCCCTGCGCATCGCCGAGGCGTGCGAGCTGTCCCGCCGCGAGCACCGGCCGGTGCGCCTGGCGGAGATCCCGGCGTCCTGA
- a CDS encoding sugar ABC transporter substrate-binding protein, whose product MTRVRTGGVRAAVGAVLAVALTAALAGCSSTGGKRAEDARKAAAAQGRAAVNTPRWTFAMVTHSGDGDTFWDIVQNGAKQAAVKDNINFLYAHSDEAQQQAQLIDSYVAKKVDGIIVTLAKPDAMKASVEKAVKAGIPVITVNSGADQSKAFGALTHIGQDETVAGEAVGDELDQRGRKKALCVLHEQGNVGHEQRCAGAKKTFGGELQNLYVDGTNMPDVQASILAKLQSDPSIDAVVTLGAPFADAAVQAKKSAGSKAEVDTFDLNAKVATALEAGTLGFAVDQQPYLQGYEAVDLLWLYRYNADVLGGGKPVLTGPQIITKDQAGALKEYTERGTR is encoded by the coding sequence GTGACCAGGGTTCGCACAGGAGGGGTACGCGCGGCGGTCGGCGCCGTGCTCGCGGTGGCGCTGACCGCCGCGCTCGCCGGATGCAGCAGCACCGGCGGCAAGCGCGCGGAGGACGCCCGCAAGGCGGCCGCGGCCCAGGGCAGGGCGGCCGTGAACACCCCCCGCTGGACCTTCGCCATGGTCACCCACTCGGGCGACGGCGACACCTTCTGGGACATCGTCCAGAACGGCGCCAAGCAGGCCGCCGTCAAGGACAACATCAACTTCCTCTACGCCCACAGCGACGAGGCACAGCAGCAGGCCCAGCTCATCGACTCGTACGTGGCGAAGAAGGTCGACGGCATCATCGTCACCCTCGCCAAGCCCGACGCGATGAAGGCCTCCGTCGAGAAGGCCGTGAAGGCCGGCATCCCGGTGATCACGGTGAACTCCGGCGCCGACCAGTCCAAGGCCTTCGGCGCCCTCACCCACATCGGCCAGGACGAGACCGTGGCCGGCGAGGCCGTCGGCGACGAGCTGGACCAGAGGGGCCGCAAGAAGGCCCTGTGCGTCCTGCACGAGCAGGGCAACGTCGGACACGAGCAGCGCTGCGCCGGCGCGAAGAAGACCTTCGGCGGCGAGCTGCAGAACCTGTACGTGGACGGCACCAACATGCCCGACGTCCAGGCCTCCATCCTCGCCAAGCTCCAGTCCGACCCGTCGATCGACGCCGTCGTGACCCTCGGCGCGCCGTTCGCGGACGCCGCCGTGCAGGCGAAGAAGAGCGCCGGCAGCAAGGCCGAGGTCGACACCTTCGACCTCAACGCCAAGGTCGCGACCGCCCTGGAGGCCGGCACCCTCGGCTTCGCCGTCGACCAGCAGCCCTACCTCCAGGGCTACGAGGCCGTCGACCTGCTCTGGCTCTACCGCTACAACGCCGACGTCCTCGGCGGCGGCAAGCCGGTCCTCACCGGCCCGCAGATCATCACCAAGGACCAGGCGGGCGCGCTCAAGGAGTACACCGAGCGGGGCACCCGATGA